The stretch of DNA CAGAGTCGAGTTGCCTCTGCTGTTCATATTCTTGGCCCAATTCGAAATGTGTCCCTGCCGAAGTAGGATCGTACGTCAAGGCTTGCTGTAGGGCTTGTATCGCTTCAGCAGATTGTTTGTTCAGTCGAAATCCGACACCCCGGTTCATGTAGTATCCAGCAAGCGCCCGCTTGGCTTCGGCCATGCCAGGATTGGCCTGCAAAGCTGCCTGATAGGACTTGAGAGCCGAATCGATTGATCCGAGTCGTTCGCTGACCCGCCCGAGGCGATAATTGCCTTCTGCGTGCTGCGGCTCGTACTTCAGGAGTTCAGAGTAGGTAGAAAAGGCTTCACTCCACTTTTGCTCATTTTCGTACTGTTGTCCTTGCGCCAACAACGCAGCAGTATCAACCGCTGGGCAGAGGGTGGCACGAAACAAGACCCCACAGGCAAAAACGACGCAGAGTAGTTTCTTCACAGCAACCTCCATGCGAGACGCCTTTTGTGGATGGTAGAGCGTCTTCTTCTGTACAGCACCTATCAACATGATCTTCCTGTGATTGTTGCGATCCGTATCGCGTCGTCACCTTGAGGAAGACGCGCCACGCCAGTATTGCAGTCTTTAGCGTATGGTTCGAGCCCTCTAGGCGGTGGTACGGTTGTCGGCTAATATTGTCCGCCATCAAGGATCGCGAGGAGAGGAAATGGAGGACGTCATGGCTTCATGTGACCATCTATGCAACGTAGAAGAGCAGCTGCGTGAACTCCTCTCGGTTGTCAACGACCACCTGAAGTTGCACGAGCCCGAAGAGGAAGCCTATGGGTCTCTGCTCGCGGTGGCGTATCACGTGAACGAAGCCTTACACGAACTTAGTTTCCTTCTTGATCAAGCGGAAGACGAAGATGCGGTTCACCCACCCAAAGAGGTTGGCCACTAAGCACGGTACCTGACGAAGAATTCA from Deltaproteobacteria bacterium encodes:
- a CDS encoding tetratricopeptide repeat protein, giving the protein MLIGAVQKKTLYHPQKASRMEVAVKKLLCVVFACGVLFRATLCPAVDTAALLAQGQQYENEQKWSEAFSTYSELLKYEPQHAEGNYRLGRVSERLGSIDSALKSYQAALQANPGMAEAKRALAGYYMNRGVGFRLNKQSAEAIQALQQALTYDPTSAGTHFELGQEYEQQRQLDSAVTSYQEAIKLDANHSQAHTRLASVYTNQGKHDDAVREYQEVLRLNPEDPAGHHGLGVAYSELGQREQAISSLKQAIRFYLRAGHRDKAQPAYTLQKKLEAELYATPTAGKKK